A stretch of Telopea speciosissima isolate NSW1024214 ecotype Mountain lineage chromosome 11, Tspe_v1, whole genome shotgun sequence DNA encodes these proteins:
- the LOC122644921 gene encoding rust resistance kinase Lr10-like has product MLRRRRHLSLDTNIEEFLQEHNNLLLIQYSYSDIKKMTKHFRDKLGQGGFGSVYKGKLRSGNLVAIKMLANSKGNGQDFMNEVGTIGRIHHVNVVRLIGFCFEGSKRALVYDFMPNGSLDKYIFTQEQKGTISSSSWERMYKISLGVAHGIEYLHQGCDMQILHFDIKPHNVLLDEDFNPKISDFGLAKLYPTNENTVPLTAARGTIGYIAPELFYKSMGGVSHKADVYSFGMLLMDMVGRRKNVNPFADASSQFYFPSWIYDKLNQGEDMEMEDATEYDKIIARKLIIVALSCIQMKPIDRPSMSKVIEMLESPTELLQMPPKPFLASPLERVEDGHTIIESSPISESSSYSLSYNSMIQSN; this is encoded by the coding sequence ATGCTGCGACGACGAAGGCATCTCTCCTTGGATACTAACATTGAAGAATTCCTACAAGAGCATAACAACCTATTGCTAATCCAGTACTCATATTCAGATATTAAGAAGATGACTAAACATTTCAGAGACAAACTTGGTCAGGGAGGTTTTGGGTCTGTTTATAAAGGAAAGCTTCGCAGTGGCAACCTTGTTGCGATCAAGATGTTAGCAAATTCTAAAGGTAATGGTCAAGACTTTATGAATGAAGTCGGTACCATTGGGAGGATTCATCATGTCAATGTGGTGCGACTTATCGGATTTTGCTTCGAGGGATCAAAAAGGGCTCTAGTGTATGACTTCATGCCAAATGGGTCCTTAGACAAGTACATCTTCACTCAAGAACAAAAGGGTACTATTTCTTCAAGTAGTTGGGAAAGGATGTACAAGATCTCCCTAGGAGTGGCTCATGGGATTGAATATCTCCATCAAGGTTGTGATATGCAAATTCTACATTTTGATATCAAGCCTCACAATGTTCTTTTGGATGAagattttaatccaaaaatttCGGATTTTGGGCTAGCCAAACTCTATCCAACAAATGAGAATACTGTTCCTCTCACTGCTGCAAGGGGAACAATAGGATACATAGCTCCAGAACTGTTCTACAAAAGCATGGGAGGTGTCTCTCATAAGGCTGATGTTTATAGTTTTGGAATGTTGCTAATGGACATGGTAGGGAGAAGGAAGAATGTGAATCCCTTTGCAGATGCTTCGAGTCAATTTTACTTCCCATCATGGATATATGACAAACTAAATCAAGGAGAAGACATGGAAATGGAAGATGCAACAGAGTATGACAAAATAATAGCAAGAAAGTTGATCATAGTCGCATTATCTTGCATACAAATGAAACCTATTGATCGCCCTTCTATGAGCAAAGTCATTGAAATGTTAGAATCCCCCACGGAGCTTCTACAAATGCCGCCAAAGCCTTTTCTAGCATCACCACTTGAAAGAGTGGAAGATGGTCATACAATTATTGAGTCATCACCCATATCTGAATCATCAAGTTATTCATTGTCATACAATTCCATGATTcaatcaaattaa